A stretch of the Rosa rugosa chromosome 5, drRosRugo1.1, whole genome shotgun sequence genome encodes the following:
- the LOC133708236 gene encoding protein SUPPRESSOR OF MAX2 1: MRAGLSTIQQTLTPEAASVLNHSIAEAGRRNHGQTTPLHVAATLLSSPTGFLRQACIKSHPNSSHPLQCRALELCFSVALERLPTAQNMSPGMEPPISNALMAALKRAQAHQRRGCPEQQQQPLLAVKVELEQLIISILDDPSVSRVMREASFSSPAVKATIEQSLNSSSAAAAAASTAAAANSSPIGLAFRPAAPAAGRSMYLNPRLQGAAGNSGQNRAEEVKKVVDILSRSKKRNPVLVGDTEPEAVTKELFRRIQSMELGQGHLKNVEVIHLEKEFSSQILGKMKDLMSLVETRMASSNGGGMILDLGDLKWLVEQPVSLGAVPPGSGGQQVVSEAGRAAVAEMGKVLGRFGEGGVNGSGRLWLIGTATCETYLRCQVYHPSMETDWDLQAVPIAARTPHSGLFPRMGMTNGILSSSVESLSPLKGFSTAQPRLVPENLDAARRTSCCPQCTESCEQEVAKLVAKESEKSSSESKSEAAQPALPQWLQNAKAQDSNVKTSDQLQTKNQDQTLNQKTQELRKEWKDTCTRLHPNFHQHSFSSERIAPTPLSITSMYNMNLLGRQPFQPKLQPNKSFGALQLNTNLKTSQPSERAAVSHPRSPVRTDLVLGQKEVTETITPEQMHKERVKDFMGCMPSEPQNKILDRQTDEKQLCQLDADSFKKLYKGLIEVWWQPEAANTVAATITNCKLGNGKRRGAGARGDMWLLFMGPDTVGKKKMTSALSEMVSGSTPVMISLNNKRGSWESDMSFRGKMVVDRIAEAVRRNPFSVIMLEDVNEADTIVRGSIKRAMERGRLGDSYGREISLGNVIFILTANWLPENLKHLSSGNSLEEKLACIARSGWQLKLSVCGRSAKRRATWLQSVEDRATKPRKDAGSGLGFDLNEAADVEDDRTDGSLNSSDLTVDHEDDRLNNRSLLTSIPSSVLTELLDSVDDAIVFKPVDFNPIRNNITNSITRRFSMIIGDGVSFELQEDTVEKILSGIWLGKTGLEEWTEKVLVPSLQQLKSRLGVTLDESMVVRLEDDGDSGCRRHGDWLPSSINVVADGLRQ, translated from the exons ATGAGAGCAGGCCTGAGCACGATCCAGCAAACCTTAACGCCGGAGGCGGCGAGCGTGTTGAACCACTCGATCGCCGAAGCGGGTCGTCGGAACCACGGCCAAACGACGCCCCTTCATGTGGCGGCAACTCTTCTATCTTCCCCCACCGGCTTTCTCCGCCAAGCATGCATCAAATCTCACCCCAATTCCTCTCACCCTCTTCAGTGCCGAGCACTGGAGCTCTGCTTCAGTGTGGCGCTGGAGCGGTTGCCCACCGCCCAGAACATGAGCCCCGGGATGGAGCCTCCAATCTCCAATGCCCTCATGGCCGCCTTAAAGCGAGCTCAGGCTCACCAGCGCAGAGGCTGCCCGGAGCAGCAGCAACAGCCGCTCCTAGCTGTCAAAGTCGAACTCGAGCAGCTCATAATCTCGATTCTCGATGACCCAAGTGTTAGTCGGGTCATGCGGGAGGCCAGTTTCTCTAGTCCAGCTGTTAAAGCCACCATTGAACAATCTCTAAACTCTTCATCCGCCGCGGCGGCAgcggcctccaccgccgccgcggCGAATTCTTCCCCAATTGGATTGGCGTTCCGGCCGGCGGCCCCGGCCGCCGGGCGGAGCATGTATTTGAATCCCAGGCTGCAGGGGGCAGCTGGGAATTCGGGACAAAACCGAGCCGAGGAAGTTAAAAAAGTGGTTGATATTTTGTCTAGGAGCAAGAAGAGGAATCCGGTATTGGTCGGCGATACGGAGCCCGAGGCTGTGACGAAAGAGCTATTCAGGCGGATTCAGAGCATGGAATTGGGGCAAGGGCACCTCAAAAATGTCGAGGTTATTCATTTGGAGAAGGAGTTTTCTTCGCAAATATTGGGGAAGATGAAGGACTTGATGTCCTTGGTTGAGACCCGGATGGCGAGTTCGAATGGGGGAGGGATGATTCTTGATTTGGGCGACTTGAAATGGCTCGTGGAGCAGCCTGTTAGCTTGGGAGCGGTTCCGCCCGGCTCCGGTGGCCAACAGGTGGTTTCGGAGGCCGGGCGGGCGGCGGTGGCGGAAATGGGGAAGGTGTTGGGAAGGTTTGGAGAGGGTGGTGTTAATGGTAGTGGCCGGCTTTGGTTGATAGGGACTGCTACTTGTGAGACGTATTTGAGGTGCCAAGTCTATCACCCTTCAATGGAAACGGACTGGGATCTACAGGCAGTGCCGATTGCTGCCAGGACGCCGCATTCGGGATTGTTTCCTAG GATGGGGATGACGAACGGGATCCTTAGTAGCTCAGTTGAATCTTTGTCTCCGTTGAAAGGCTTTTCAACTGCTCAACCAAGGCTTGTGCCTGAGAACTTGGATGCTGCACGGAGAACAAGCTGTTGCCCGCAATGTACAGAAAGTTGTGAGCAAGAAGTAGCAAAATTGGTTGCGAAGGAGTCTGAGAAATCATCCTCTGAGTCAAAATCGGAAGCAGCCCAACCAGCACTACCACAGTGGTTGCAGAATGCTAAAGCCCAGGACAGTAATGTCAAAACATCAGATCAGTTGCAG ACTAAGAATCAAGATCAGACTTTGAACCAGAAGACTCAAGAATTACGAAAGGAATGGAAAGATACGTGTACGCGCCTTCATCCTAATTTTCATCAGCATAGTTTCAGCTCAGAGAGAATTGCTCCCACACCTCTCTCAATCACCAGCATGTACAATATGAACTTGCTTGGTCGCCAACCTTTCCAACCGAAATTGCAACCAAACAAAAGCTTTGGGGCTCTGCAATTGAACACAAATCTAAAGACCAGCCAACCATCTGAACGTGCAGCAGTTTCACATCCACGAAGCCCTGTAAGGACGGACCTGGTTCTTGGGCAAAAAGAAGTCACTGAAACCATCACCCCTGAGCAAATGCATAAGGAGCGCGTCAAAGACTTTATGGGCTGCATGCCTTCCGAACCACAGAACAAGATACTTGACAGGCAAACAGATGAAAAGCAATTGTGCCAATTAGATGCTGATTCATTCAAAAAGCTGTACAAGGGTTTGATTGAGGTCTGGTGGCAGCCGGAAGCAGCAAACACTGTTGCTGCTACGATAACCAATTGTAAGTTGGGTAATGGAAAGAGGCGTGGTGCCGGAGCAAGGGGAGACATGTGGTTGTTGTTCATGGGTCCTGACACTGTTGGCAAGAAGAAGATGACATCAGCTCTTTCAGAAATGGTATCTGGGTCCACCCCGGTGATGATCTCCCTCAACAATAAACGCGGTAGTTGGGAATCAGACATGAGTTTTCGTGGAAAAATGGTGGTGGACCGAATAGCAGAGGCAGTTAGGAGGAACCCCTTTTCTGTAATCATGCTTGAGGACGTTAATGAAGCAGATACGATAGTTCGCGGTAGCATAAAACGGGCAATGGAGAGAGGTCGTCTTGGCGACTCTTATGGCCGTGAAATCAGTCTTGGAAATGTTATCTTTATCCTCACTGCAAATTGGTTGCCAGAAAATTTGAAACACTTATCAAGCGGCAATTCTCTTGAAGAAAAGCTTGCTTGTATAGCCAGGAGTGGTTGGCAGTTAAAGCTATCCGTTtgtggaagaagtgcaaaacgGCGAGCAACTTGGTTACAGAGTGTTGAAGACAGAGCCACAAAGCCTAGGAAAGATGCGGGTTCTGGACTAGGATTTGATCTGAATGAGGCTGCTGATGTTGAAGATGACAGAACAGATGGCTCACTTAATTCAAGTGATCTAACAGTTGATCATGAAGATGACCGCCTCAATAACAGGTCATTGCTCACAAGTATACCTTCATCAGTACTGACGGAATTGCTTGATTCTGTTGACGATGCCATTGTGTTCAAGCCAGTGGATTTCAATCCCATTCGGAATAACATCACAAACTCAATCACAAGAAGATTTTCAATGATCATTGGCGATGGGGTTTCCTTTGAATTGCAAGAGGATACTGTTGAAAAGATCCTTAGTGGGATATGGCTAGGCAAGACTGGCTTAGAAGAATGGACTGAAAAGGTGCTGGTTCCGAGCCTCCAACAGTTGAAGTCCCGCCTAGGTGTGACACTTGACGAGTCAATGGTGGTTAGACTCGAAGATGATGGAGATTCGGGTTGCCGGAGACATGGAGATTGGCTGCCGAGTAGCATCAATGTGGTAGCTGACGGATTAAGACAATGA